The following proteins are co-located in the Flavobacterium sp. CECT 9288 genome:
- a CDS encoding OmpW family outer membrane protein, whose translation MKQNLLLTLIFILSMKSFSQDSKLSLELHYPLTMGQNFISKNYSGIVDIGAKYKFSELKNINIGASLNGGILSNNTNDNNGDQDFRVNSYLIQPRIFSELKIESVPKIRPFIGIGYTFMVFKATGTNNGFDVSTSNNTESGINANFGVAYDITSKIFLDLQFDYVKLNVGNEVPKTAFNTNVNLLKVGLGLRL comes from the coding sequence ATGAAACAAAATTTACTTTTGACTTTGATTTTTATCTTATCAATGAAATCTTTTTCGCAGGATTCAAAACTTAGTTTAGAATTGCATTATCCTCTAACGATGGGTCAAAATTTTATTAGTAAAAACTACAGTGGAATTGTGGATATTGGAGCTAAATATAAATTTTCTGAGTTAAAGAACATTAATATTGGTGCATCTTTAAACGGCGGAATTTTATCAAATAATACTAATGATAATAACGGAGATCAGGATTTTAGAGTTAATTCATATCTTATTCAACCAAGAATTTTTAGTGAATTGAAGATAGAATCAGTACCTAAAATACGCCCATTTATTGGTATTGGTTATACTTTTATGGTTTTTAAAGCAACTGGAACTAATAATGGATTTGATGTTTCAACTTCAAATAACACAGAAAGTGGTATTAATGCAAATTTTGGAGTTGCTTATGACATTACAAGTAAAATATTTTTAGATCTTCAGTTTGATTATGTAAAATTAAATGTCGGCAATGAAGTTCCTAAAACGGCATTCAATACAAATGTAAATCTATTAAAAGTTGGTCTAGGTTTAAGATTGTAA
- a CDS encoding redoxin domain-containing protein — MKRSIKILILGTLIFTLSCNDSRKQTSKKYIRELKNNDIKNEDLLYNTKPEDILKDFMTWYNYHYYNIHLAQDFIALDTNSTVLNKTQFLDKLLTGNFITIKTALKDGIPTYKLFMPAVKYPEIVSVIMQSVSSEISNYKMEGKSLPDFNFTDLNGVGYSKKSTKGKIIILKCWFIHCKACVQEFPELNQLVDKFKQNKNIIFLSLASDNKKELIDFLKKSLLTMPLFLIWI; from the coding sequence ATGAAAAGAAGTATTAAGATATTAATTTTAGGCACTCTCATATTCACATTATCGTGTAATGATAGTCGTAAACAAACCTCAAAAAAATATATTCGAGAGTTAAAAAATAATGATATCAAGAATGAGGATTTGTTATATAATACTAAACCTGAAGATATCTTAAAGGATTTTATGACATGGTATAATTACCATTATTATAATATTCATTTAGCACAAGACTTTATCGCTTTAGATACAAATTCTACAGTTTTAAATAAGACCCAATTTTTGGATAAGTTACTTACTGGTAATTTTATAACTATAAAAACAGCTTTAAAAGACGGTATTCCAACTTATAAGTTATTTATGCCTGCTGTTAAATATCCTGAAATTGTTTCCGTAATTATGCAATCAGTTTCATCTGAGATTTCAAATTATAAAATGGAAGGCAAGAGTCTACCCGATTTTAACTTTACTGATTTGAACGGAGTTGGGTATAGCAAGAAATCAACAAAGGGTAAAATTATTATTCTAAAATGTTGGTTTATTCATTGTAAAGCTTGTGTACAAGAATTTCCCGAACTAAATCAATTAGTAGATAAATTTAAGCAAAACAAGAATATCATATTCCTAAGTTTGGCAAGTGATAATAAAAAAGAGTTAATTGATTTTCTTAAAAAAAGCCTTTTAACTATGCCGTTATTCCTAATCTGGATATGA
- the hflX gene encoding GTPase HflX encodes MLEKEVINFEKTALVGIVTQNQSEEKLNEYLDELEFLTYTAGGEVIKRFSQKMERPNPKTFVGTGKIEEIHLFVKENGISTLVFDDELSPSQQKNISKIITECKILDRTHLILDIFAQRAETSYARTQVELAQCIYMLPRLSGLWTHLERQKGGIGMRGPGETEIETDRRIVRDRISLLKDKIKTIDKQMGVQRSNRGAMVRVALVGYTNVGKSTLMNAVGKSDVFVENKLFATLDTTVRKVVIKNLPFLLSDTVGFIRKLPTQLVDSFKSTLDEVREADLLLHVVDISHPDFEDHIESVNQTLQDIKAHDKPVIMVFNKIDAYKPLVIDEDDLMTEKTPRHFTLEEWKATWMSRVGEQNALFISATHKENFEEFRERVYESVRQIHITRFPYNKFLYPDYNDAIEKDEEQEHETEIE; translated from the coding sequence ATGTTAGAAAAAGAAGTAATCAATTTCGAAAAAACCGCTTTAGTTGGTATCGTAACTCAAAATCAAAGTGAAGAAAAGTTAAACGAATACCTAGACGAATTAGAGTTTTTAACCTACACCGCTGGTGGAGAGGTAATCAAGCGCTTTTCGCAAAAAATGGAGCGCCCTAATCCCAAAACGTTTGTTGGTACCGGAAAAATAGAAGAAATTCACCTTTTTGTAAAAGAAAATGGGATTTCGACCCTAGTTTTTGACGACGAATTATCGCCGTCGCAACAAAAAAATATATCTAAGATTATCACCGAATGTAAAATTCTAGACCGTACCCACCTTATTCTAGATATTTTTGCACAACGTGCCGAAACATCTTATGCTCGTACCCAAGTGGAACTAGCGCAATGTATTTATATGTTGCCACGTTTGTCAGGATTATGGACGCACTTAGAACGCCAAAAAGGGGGAATTGGAATGCGTGGACCGGGTGAAACCGAGATTGAAACCGACCGTCGTATTGTGCGTGATCGCATCTCGTTACTCAAAGACAAAATCAAAACCATTGATAAACAAATGGGCGTGCAACGCAGCAACCGTGGTGCTATGGTTCGTGTGGCGCTAGTTGGGTATACCAATGTTGGGAAATCTACTTTGATGAATGCCGTGGGTAAAAGTGATGTTTTTGTAGAGAACAAACTCTTTGCAACGCTAGATACTACCGTGCGCAAAGTGGTTATCAAAAACTTACCTTTCCTGCTTTCGGATACCGTAGGATTCATCAGAAAATTGCCTACGCAGTTGGTTGATTCCTTCAAAAGTACACTTGATGAGGTACGCGAGGCCGATTTATTGCTGCACGTAGTAGATATTTCGCACCCAGATTTTGAAGATCATATCGAGTCGGTAAATCAAACCTTGCAAGATATCAAGGCACATGACAAACCCGTAATTATGGTGTTCAATAAAATTGACGCTTACAAACCGCTAGTCATTGACGAGGACGATTTGATGACCGAAAAAACCCCAAGACACTTCACGCTAGAGGAATGGAAAGCCACCTGGATGAGTAGAGTAGGAGAGCAAAATGCACTGTTTATATCGGCCACACACAAAGAAAATTTCGAAGAATTCAGAGAACGCGTGTACGAGTCTGTGCGCCAGATACACATCACCCGTTTTCCATACAACAAGTTTTTGTATCCAGATTACAATGACGCCATCGAGAAAGACGAGGAACAAGAACATGAAACCGAAATAGAATAA